DNA from Plasmodium yoelii strain 17X genome assembly, chromosome: 13:
CTGGactaaatttttatatagaacATAATTTGAAtgacaattttttaaaagcaTGCAAATtgccattttttaaaaagttgttaaaaatattgcaagaaaataataatgaagaaattgaagaaaaaaaaataaatgaaaataatacaattgaaaattttaacGAATTTGAAGaggaaaatgaaataaaaataaaagaacaaaaaacttataatttagaaaaaataaatagtgtACCCTTGAAATCGAGTTTGAATAAAAagacaaataataatgatacaGCTAGccaaattataaaaactcaagatttatttgtatttaataaaaaaattaatatgataaataattatagGGTTTATAGATATTGCTCAAATGTAATTCAATCATTACCTTCACTTACTTATATGTCTgtaatcaaaatatattttacaaattatccattaaaaatatttttatcatgtatttatttttatacatttgtaacatatatatgtgaCCGTAATAATGTAATAGGTATGCTTTTTCTGCTTTACGCTTTTTCATCATGCTTTTACTGTATCATAGGTGGTAGTTACATGGATAGATAATAGCTACATGCATAGGTGCACACATGCATAGGTGATACATACGTGTGTGCGatttttttctccttttCAGAATTTTTGGAATCCTTTATATTTCTAATATTAGTAACAGCGGGATGTTTTGGGCTCGCTTGGGTGCATTATATAAAAGAGAACCGAATTAGCATGATAACgtcaaaatataatgattataaagaaaattatgtGTGTCGAAATTTCTTAAAAACacaaaaggaaaaaaaagaagtaAAGCATTTTCGATTTGAGAGCAAAAAAACagttgaaataaaaaagtactcgaaatatttttttttaaaaagtttTTTAACTCGAATAAATGAAGAATTATATGATTATGAGACTCgcaaaaatggaaaattctCGTGCTATATGATGGAAcattataaagaaaattgCCTCGAAGAAAATTGTCACGAAGAAAATTATCACGAAGAAAATAATGGAATAAACTCGGGTAATACCAATTCAGGTATTatagatgataaaaaaaataaaaaattaataaatggaaAAACAGATGATATAGAAACAAAATATGACATAAATATGTGTGAAGATACAAGTAGCAGTTTATGTAATTTTGAATTAAATATAGGAGAAAATATCggaaaagaaaatgaactattaaattatataattttcggaaataatatatatagaattaacagaaaaaatttattagtAGGCGATATTATATATCTGTCTAAAGGTGATATGATACCAGCAGATGGAATACTAATACAATGTAATAACATGATTGTAGATgaatcaaatatattaaaatataatacaaaaaaatatgtaaataaaataagtttaaataaatatatatatgaaatgaataaaatgagagaaaaaaatatggatgaattagaaaatgaaataaatgaattagaaaaaggaaaaaaattaagttatTTTCAGATATTAaattcaaaaattaaaacacgatttaaaaaatatagtaattttaataatagaaaaaaaaaaaaaaatgtctatccAAGATTAGAAGATACATATAATGAAGATAAAGAATCagattatgaaaataatagaGAAACATGTTTTACAGaaataaatggaaaaataaatcaaattaACAATTCAAATGAAGaatatgatgataataaaataaaatcattttattcatattttaacatttatGAATATTCTCCATTATTACTTTCTGAATCAGTTGTAATGGAAGGTAATGGAATAATGATAGCAACTTGTGttagtaaaaataaacagATGTTTCACAATTCAATAAAAAGAATTGAAGAAAATACAAATCTTGAAATCATAATAAATAgttattcaaaaaatgttgttatattaatattattttattgttctTTATGtatactttttatatttattcattttttgataaatttaatagaaaataatatgcaaacatattcatataatttgttaatgtttttattaaatactGTTATAAtcgaaaatttaaaatatctattattatctATTGATAACATGCCTTTGTTATTACAAAATTGTATAGCTATAAATTACAAAGAAATCATGGATGAatcttatataattaaaagcaaaaatatttttgagaAGGTTTTACAGACTAATACAATCTTTATagacataaataaatatatcaattataaatctgttttattttttttcaatactGAATATATTGTATCATTTAATAATGATCTTATATCTCATCAAAtgaattttcaaaataaaataaaatcctATACTGAATTTGTAGAAAATGAACAAGGCCATGAAATATGtacacatttatttttttcattactaATTCAAACTGTTCTAGCAACTAGCAATTTATATAGATATAACGAAGATTCCATTGATATAGATTTATCTTTACTTGATTGTATATcttcattaaaattaaatatttcatattattatattaaaaaaaataatattcttaacattatttcaaataaaaacTATTATGTAATGTCTTTTGTTTTTTCGGATCACTcttatatgaataaaatagATCGCccaaaaatgaacaaaaaaaaacattataaaGAAGATCAActccaaaataaaaaaaatgtgttaaGAATATTTATAAGAGGGAAACCAGATGTGGTGTTGCCCAAGTGTAGTCAATATTTTGATGGACAATTTTTTTCCAAGTAAGTATTATTTTGGCGGTTCATTCCGTTTTGCTCTCCTCTTTAGCATGCACATGGGCACTACACGTGTGTTTGCATACGTacatatgcatgtatatatgcattttctGCACacgtatgtatatatgcattttctGCATacgtatgtatatatgcattttctGCATACGTATACATGTGTCTATTCTTTGAACAGCGCGGTGTTTGCCTTATCCACGAACTTGAGCTCCAAACGCAtgtttaacttttttttttttagagaCATAGAAAAATTTCGAGAAAAGGTTAGCCAAATTGAGGAAAGCAAATATGATCTAACAATTTGCTTTGCATAcaaagaaataataataggagaaaaagaaaaagcagatttattttcatataaagaaaataatgaatataattttggaaatatagaaatgaataataatatgaacagtacatatttaaaatatggaGAAATGGATGATTTTACATGTATTTcgatttttgtttttgaaaaaacTATTAGTAATAGATTTTATGTagattataaaattatagaatcaaataatttacatataaaattattcacaaaatatgatatagaaaaaataaaaaaaatatttaataattttcctgattttatttcaaaatttaaattttatgattcTAACTCTATGTATggaattaatataaatagtaatgtGAATCTAAAATtgggaaataataaaattaatgaaaaatataatagtaataGACATTATGTTAATACAATGGAAACAGATAATTCCaaattagaaaatatttatgtagataataaaaatgaaacaaaagacataaatattacaaaaaacattttaaataaagaaaatgaaagtGAAAGATTTAATCTAAAATATAGTAGTTATAACAGTAGTTTAGTACAcacatttataaataatgaaagtATGAAagaatattcattttttttaaataataatgtattttataattgctcaaaaaataaattaatagatttattatatatatcaaaatcATATAGAAGAACCAATTGTGTAgtaacaaataataatgactattttataaaaaataaagaattatgTAATATAAGAGTTTGTGATATAAGAAGTAAAgatattgtaaaaaataaaagtgatattatattattaaatagaAGTTTGTATGATTATATTAAGTTAAGATATTTTTCTAATTCTATGTTAATGAATATCAAATTGTTTATAGAATATAacatatgtttatatatatgtattgttGCACTTTCAATTATTTCAACTCTTATAAATGGATTAGAATTTTTAACTACAGTTcagatattatatatatatataatcaaaaatattatatttcattatatttcatGTTCTAGAAAAAGTAATTATTGTGTTGGAAAAAAACGATGTAAAAATGCTAGCTATTCTTATAATGTGTTTAGTAAAGATGAAATAAGTAATTTAATTTCGTCTATAGTTTCAAagttaataattttgataataatatttttatttggacATTTATTCATACCAGAAGTTTCTTGGAATTTTGTAAATAGTGATGTACGagaattttttgaattttctgaattttcattttcaaacAATCAAACAAAAAAACGTTATTATAATACAATTAGATCATGTATacgttttaaaaaaaatttagaaaatataaaaattgcaaataacataaatataaaaaatgattatagaACTATAGAAGAATGGGAACATCATATAAGCCCTAATAGACAtactactattatttttaatattttttttcttttttttttcttttcatatatatatatttatattaaaacattCCTTGCTGAAATTGATATGTATTGTGAGCaaattaaaacaaacaaaaaagaaaatcaTAAATATCtttctttattaaaaaataaaacattatctaaagatataaataacatgATAAAAGAATTTAAGTTTGATGAAGATAACATTAAAACTACAAATGAAATACAATCCTTAAATGGTAGTCAAAATTGTCAAAAGATATATTGTGGTGATGATTCATGTAATTATTGTGatgcaaataataatgaacaaaataatataaatataacgGATCAATATAATGAttctacaaaaaataatgatatagaTATACAAACAAGTTCATTATAtagtattaaaaattatcTTAAAGAAAAAGTTAGTTTTATTGATACtgataaaaagaaaatgttaTTTGATTGTCTTATTGGAAATTATAAAACTATTTtagcttttatatttttattattattacatattattataatacaatatGGATCTTTCGTATTTAATTTTCATGTAAAGGGATTAACTTTAGTTCAATGGggaatttgttttttattttgtctttTAGATTTTTTACTTTGTTATATTATATCAGTTACTAATATATTTAGCATATCTACGAATTTTATCAAAAGCTTTCAGGGTTTACATGAAGCTCCCAAGCGAACAATGTAAtttatataacaataaaatcaaaaaaggaaaaataaaacattaatGTTTGAccatatttcattttatagaACCAATATATTATGactattttacatttttaattattttttcttttatctaTTTCAGGTTTGATGCAATGAATGATTACAAAAGAAGCTACATATCTCAAAGATATAAATACGATAGGAAATCGTAAgaaatgataattttaatttcgtattttttttttttttcattttttttacaaaattataataatttatttttgcaCTTATTTAGAACAAGCCAACGCTGGGTATAAAGACCATGTTCATGTTTTTATTAAGAAACCCTATACTCATTTAAAAGAGAAAAGAATAAATGACAATTCGGATTTTCCATTTTGTTAAATTTAgctacatttttatttttatttttatcatgttTTTACGAATACTTGTATAATCCATACAAAttcacattttatttaacacTGTATAATGATAAActaaaagaattaaaaaaaatatgagtTTTACTAGTTTCTAGTTATAatggtaaaaataaatagacGAAAACATTGGTGTTGAAAAGCgcacaaaaaaataagcCATAGCATGTGCACACATGCTAAAAGAGAATACAAAAAAAgggtaataaaaataaaaagtgatataaaaaagggtaataaaaataaagtgatataaaaaagggtaataaaaataaagtgataaaaaatgacaaaaagTGTAATAGCACGTTCGTCTACTCCTTTAAAGATTTATGaggtttatttttttttattgaattTATGAATTTCTTAATttccatattatataaatttatacaattattataGTTGTTGTATGATTTTCTTCCCAAACAATTTAAGgcaacattatttttattttttgtggataatttattttttaaaaaaatatttccttGCTCTTCATATTCTTTAAGTACCCATACATGATCATCATtagaatattttattttttttttagcattttcttcttttccatttatattttttttcataaaactTAATGAGGTAACAAATTTcgaaaattttatattatctttttGTTTATCTTGTAAATctgtttttatttcttccATTTTGTTTACTTGTTTtgcattataaaaattactaGCCAAAAATTGCAGCTGTTTTATATGCTATTTATTTAAGAATGAAACAATGTTCTGaacattaataataataataacgaatGTTGTAATAAATACTTGTTACTGGGAATGTTTTTATCCatacaatataatttatgtaataaattgtataaataaatatatatttatgcctgttatttaattcaaattacaaaataattCTTTCTTTTTCCCCTTTCATAATACGGGACTAACAAAAAAttgattaaataaatataccaaGAAATATGATAATGTAATTAcgaatacatatatttatttacagTTTCATATTCTCTTAATTAGCCTAAACAAAGGTATACTAtgctttaaaatattatcatattttttttttctgagaAAGTTGCTATATGGAAACATAATTGCAAAAGCtttattcttatttttttcttttatttttgcaCTTTGTAGAAAAAACAAACTTTTTATTGcggtattttttttatattaaaaaaatgaatgtacgtcattaattttatatacttaatatttttttatattctttcTCATTTTAcgatatttatttatatggaaaattaggaaataaaataataatgtataaataataaatacaatattGCTAATTAACTTCAAAGGAATATGTTATAAAATTGTGGATTTTTACataattacaattttttaggaaaaatacattttttttgtcttttctccataaatatgtatttttgtttaagcatatatttatgaacaCAAATTTTTAAGAGAAAGTAttgcatattaatatatatatataataacatatttaaaaaaaaaaattatttgtttaagtgctattatattatatttttttgaaaggCTTTATTCATGTTAGCCAAAAGAAGAGATCGAGGATctggaattttttttttttttaaattatcatttgTTTGAAAagaattatcattattttttagtaGCTTTCTTTTTTCTTGATTTATAGAGGAGTCATTATCACATGTTATGCTTTTTAAAAGGGTTAATCTTTTTTTCCTATCAATTAAATAagtgaaaaaattaaagaaaaggTGATATGATATTTAAGGGGAATGTATAGATTGCTTCCGAGAATGTATAGCTTATTTATGTAGTATTTATATGTACgtacatattttttgaaatattgtcTTTggttataaaatttgttaacGAATTTCGCGAAAACTTGAAAGAGTAATCAAACCGTTCGTTGCTATAATGctataattaattatatagaaaaaataaaatatgtgaaAATATGACATGCTTTTCtaagtataatattatttattatattttttattttttacataagGGTTAAAATCGTCaactaaaattaaaaagttCATAATGTCTTTTAGTTTGctatcttcattttcttcatttgtGATTGTATCACATGTATAAGATTCTTCTATATTAAGAGAATATGTTTCCTGTGTTGACAATCCcttgataatatattataaaatagtaaaaaaaataatgggaTTAAAAAAGTTATTTGCACACAcgcacacacacacatatataataatgagttatataaatatgactGTGCAGGTAAAactaaaataattaaaataatttttttttttcaaatagcTTTTGTGTGTGCAAACCTTACATGTAAACATAAGTTCGTTGGTGTTTCGTCCTTAATCATTGGCGTCGCTACCCATAAAAATCGAACTTGTTGTTCACtataaaaaagagaaaataagcataattatattttaatttatcatatttgAATGTTCAttctttatattatatttttactgtGTTTTTAGGTCAATAGGATTTATATTAGACCTTAAAATTAATACTTGGTCCTgtaattatatttgtataataaagtgctttgttattttttattaaattaacCAAAAATATgtcataatataatttttttataataagcATAATcagtttaaatatatatatacgctTTGTATGTatgtcatatatattttgggacacttttttttacattttcgTATAATTCTTTTGCTAAAGAGTTCATCGaaattaaattttgtttataagaAAAATCGCTGCTTAAAAAAATCGGTATCccataaatctaaaaaagtaaaaattaaaataagcAAAATGATTAAGTGAACTGATTTAATTTGTAGACGGGCTTAAAACTGCATGAACAGGTCatacaatatatttacattggCCTATATTATTCCATTTATATAagtatttattatatgttgcgtaaaaaaattataatatattaatttaaccATGTGTTGAGATATTCCCTCCTTTAAGGCTCGAGCCCTTACATCAAATTCAACAATGAAATTTCTCAATCCAGAAAAAGCTAAATGATCAAGTTCAGTTATTATAGGGCGTCCTTGACATTTTAGTAATGtctgaaaataataataaatttttaattaataatttttttctttccttatttataatttaatttattccTGTAGTATATTTTTGGAGAATATGTATTATTGTACACtctttattactattttattttttcaaataacctcattttttaatttcaaggTAAAAGAAACATCAAATTTGATGGCGAGAATTTCCTTTGATATTTGCAAAATGCtaattttgtttaattcaatatttttaaaaaaaaaatttggatATTCAAGTAAATTAGAATCAAGTTGCTGAATTTTTGCAACGCTGTCTATTAGGCTATTTTGAACTAAACAAAAAATGGCATAAAAAATggcatataaaaaatgacataaaaaatgacaaaatatgtatgcattatttttatatatccacacacacatataatatatatatatttgagtAACCATTGAATAGGTAAAATTCACTGGAACATGATCGAAATGAATCCCCAATTAATTGTAGTTTGGAAATATTATTAGCCCAATTATGAATATTACttgataaaattataattttattgcaTTCTTTAATTCTCGAAATATCTGAAGAACAACCATAAggatagtaaaaaaaatatgtgtataattaagaagaaatatattaaatgtttGAAAATGTTACAATTAAAAATTGAACATACTTTTTGGTGTTTTTAAAAAGGTGAATAAAGGGTCTATAGTAGTTTCTTTATCATTTACCAaatcttcattatttttttgaaaatatggagctatattttctataccattctttacattttcataattaaaTGGATCggtaaattttataatgtcTATATAGTCAATTAGatctatataataaataaaaagataatatgatagtaaaattaaaaaaaaaaaaaaatagccaTAGAAATAGCCACAGAAATAACCACAATTAATAAGTAGACATtaattacatatttatagACAATATTATGAATGCATATtcatattcatatttatgttttgtattttttttatgaacataCTTATACAAACCAaccatattttaatattccGTGACTCActattaattaataaatcatGTAACGAATAAATCCAATatttaaacaaatattttttttctttactattaaaattataaagtcTAGTGTCACACACATAGagaattttcatttttttttattagtaGAATATTTTACCAAATCcttaaaaattttgaatttaaaattataaaaatatatatttttagtttgtcgtatataaaaaatgtgagTTAACACGTCGATTTATGCATGTACAcacaaatatatgtatatatattgtaatatttgtcaaaattgaaaaataaaaaatagaatgTTATGTGTGTATATAGAACGCGAATGTTGCTGGcctttatattaaaattaatttttatcatatggaaataaaaatagaaaaatcgACGGATATGTTTACAAGTAGTTACAATAAAtcatacaaataataaagtaatcaaataataaaataaaaaatcaagataatataaaaataaaaatatgcacacATGTATGAATATACATATAGATATTTGTCGATACAAATTATTCAAGTTTAATTTGATGAATATTTATTCGGTGTGTGGATTAAAaagatattaattttttttacaattttgtttacaattttttttacaatttttttacaatttttttttccaaatttgtttataaatttCTTCTAAGCTTTCATGTGTCAGTTTGTCTTTAaagttgttatatatacCTTGACCTACAAAATTgttagatatatgtatatatattaaattgaaaaaaatatgtatttttttttccttttaatttgttatttcataataatgtatataaaaggcattaaaacttttatttaaataactaacacatttatatttattaaaaaagtgtaagcatattcataaataaataaataaataaatatatatatataattcgaTTTTCTCATTACTTATTTCGGTAAATTTTTCTttgagaaatatattttcaaattcttTTATTGAATGCCTTGTTATAAATTCCACTTCATTTGGTTGGGGTATTGTCGTAAAATCTGGGTCTATAATTGTGACCTGCACGAAAAAATGAAAGCAAAATAAAgcgaacaaaataaaacgaACAAAACAAAGCGAAACAAAATAGCGGAAATGGCTGAACTGAATAAATAGTGAAGATACTATCAACAATATTAATagctaaaataaaatgtgtaattttttttaatattacatAAGACATAGCAAATGACTTTATATATTCAGTATCACATTTAAACATGCCCAATTCAAATAGCTCTTcaggttttttttttattccacTTTCTTCTTCTAATTCTTTAAGCGCATTATCTAAATAAGTTTCACCTTTTGCTAATACGCCTCCAAATccaatattataatatgatGGACAataatcttttatttttgatcttttatgtatatatataaaatattcattatcTATCTTAGTGAAAACAAAAATAGATGATGATCTATGccataaattatttaatcgCATATCTTTACGAGgcttataatttataaaattatttttcccATCAACTATAATTACAAGTTCATCTTTGTTATCTTCAAAGTTGGTGTTAATTGTGTCCTCCATCTTGttctaatattgaaaataaaaaaaaaaaaaaataataaaataaaaaataaataaataaaaaataaataaatataatataataaaaaatgtttgtCCTTGTAAAAGAGtggatataaaatatttttatgaaattttttacaaaatatgtGCTACAATATGAagaatattatgatataaatatggaattgtaataataatgtgtAATTATACTAATCAGCgtactttattattattattattataaatatgcatatttttttatatgttttaatcAAGTGTTGATAAAGTTGAAATATTGCAATTAAAAGGTGGCCAATAAATATAAAGCATAAAGAAGCGTTGAGGTATCCTTTGTGgttttgataatttaaaatggAAGAAAAtggaagaaaatgaaaaaagtgaaaaaaatggaaaaaagtgaaaaaaaaatgaaaaaaagtgaaaaaaatgaaaaaaagtgaaaaaaatgaaaaaaagtgaaaaaaaagtgaaaacgGTATAAATTGTTATCATTAAATCTAGTTATGTGGAATTGTATTCATTCAGTTAATTTTTTCTCAATTTTGGCAAacttttccatttttttagtGGTAAAACCGggatgataatatatttattgatatacattttgtataaaaaaaatgctacacaatatatttatcatccTCAAAATTTAGCATATTTATAGAAATGTTTcatatttgaattatttttaaaaatattttctcatttgaattattttttaaatatttgtaAATGCAGAATGTTCCATTTAGTGTTAATAATATAgtttcaaaaataaatgaaataaagtGAGTAAAATAAGGtatcaaatttttaatttcaaatGCAATAACGAAGGGTTCGATGAGttggaaatataaaaacgtATTAGATATGCACATGTACATGTACATGCATATGTAGGTATACAACGAATGAATATGACTACATTTGTGGCACagaatgttttattttttagttcCAGATAAATTCTGTGGATTCACTTTGGTAGATATAATAgacatattttttgattttccatcaggtatttttattaaatgaaaatgattattTTCAGTTATTTTATCAACAATAAAATATCCTCTTCTTTCAAATTGGAATTTATCTGAAACTTTAAGATTAATTAAAGCAGGTTCAGCATATCCAACTGTTTCAAATTTGCTATTTTGGTTAATACAATTAGTCCAATCttctttattatcattttcaaatttatcaACAGTTATTAAATGATCATATTCATATAAAGTacatttaattaatttatcaGGAATATAAGGTAGccaatgtatttttttttttgtagtTTTAAAATCACCATCAAAATTAGATACAGCtataatttcttttattttattaacattatcTACATCTTTAATTATTTCCTTAACAATAACATTACCTAATTTAATTAAAGTAATTTCTTCATTTGGTTCTATCATTTGAGCATCTTCTAATTcgatataaattttttgtgTATAATACATAGTACATGTAcctaaatttttattttttacgtGTAAATCTCTAGTTTTTTCgataatttcattttcttttaaatcaATTAATTTTAAGATAATACCATTATTCATATCAACACATGCAAATCTAGGAATATTAGGATcaattatttgtttattaataGACCATAATTTATCCCATTGCATTAAATTTCCAGCTTTTGATGGTCCTTGTTCTAATATGAATTGAAATAATGCTTCTTTTGTTAAACCTCTTCTTAATATACCTTTTATGGTTGGCATTCTAGGATCTGTCCATCCATCaacaatattattttcaacaaaccattttaattttcttttaGACATAACAGTTTTAACAAAAGCTAATCTActaaattcatatatatgtacatttcTTAATTCTAATGTAGATATAAACCAATTATATTGTTCGATTCTATCACTATATTCATTAGTTCTCAATGCATGTGTTACACCTTCAATAGAATCTATAATAGGACATGCAAAATCATAAGTTggataacatttatatttaaattcatGTCTATGATGTGGTATATCAATTATACATCTATATAATACTGGATCTCtcatacatttatttttactagACATATCTATTTTTGCtctaatacaattttttttaccaaTATCTGTACCATTTCGCATTTCTTCAAATAGTTTTAAATTAGTATCAATAGAATTATTTCTATTAACCGATTCAATACCTTCTCCTCTTTGATTTCTCATTTCATCTACATTTGTATCATCAGCATATgctttattcatttttataagttTAATACAGTATTCTTCTAATAATTGGAAATAATCTGAAGTATaacttattttttcatattttataccTAATGTTTTTAAATCTTCCATAATAgaattttcaaattttacA
Protein-coding regions in this window:
- a CDS encoding glutamate--tRNA ligase, putative; amino-acid sequence: MIKDSKINIYYGKNYPFLCRTVFNIYQNNIKKKTANNLNDKKIEEICVNFINDKTIVEDIKIEFVKNSVADESRKNVNTNNSVISSDKIFAINLDFLLKTNLYYFTSYRENINKNIITNVFFQAQYNEWIDFLRNKDIEKNIIPICEHINKHLYLNTFLSFHYLTLSDIYIYYEMHKYFSGNITTNLKYPKQYKNINRWFKLIKSLLHDHITHDAELVQNLKIKEKIFNTTNYGNKKSGNNEDKSSTHPNKSNTKVGGTSLSSYEGKLQNAEKGKVVTRFPPEPSGYLHIGHIKAAFLNNYYANIYEGKMLLRFDDTNPVLEDVKFENSIMEDLKTLGIKYEKISYTSDYFQLLEEYCIKLIKMNKAYADDTNVDEMRNQRGEGIESVNRNNSIDTNLKLFEEMRNGTDIGKKNCIRAKIDMSSKNKCMRDPVLYRCIIDIPHHRHEFKYKCYPTYDFACPIIDSIEGVTHALRTNEYSDRIEQYNWFISTLELRNVHIYEFSRLAFVKTVMSKRKLKWFVENNIVDGWTDPRMPTIKGILRRGLTKEALFQFILEQGPSKAGNLMQWDKLWSINKQIIDPNIPRFACVDMNNGIILKLIDLKENEIIEKTRDLHVKNKNLGTCTMYYTQKIYIELEDAQMIEPNEEITLIKLGNVIVKEIIKDVDNVNKIKEIIAVSNFDGDFKTTKKKIHWLPYIPDKLIKCTLYEYDHLITVDKFENDNKEDWTNCINQNSKFETVGYAEPALINLKVSDKFQFERRGYFIVDKITENNHFHLIKIPDGKSKNMSIISTKVNPQNLSGTKK